In the genome of Sander vitreus isolate 19-12246 chromosome 13, sanVit1, whole genome shotgun sequence, one region contains:
- the znf346 gene encoding zinc finger protein 346 isoform X2: MAVAMQTEDFPYLPSGPAEVNKLIKEHGDLFSDSQCKVCSAVLISESQKLTHYQSKKHANKVRRYLSIRTEKEPALKKFRPSSDSDCNNGDTDRSKVCHVCNMTFSSAVMAESHYQGKVHAKNLRLKTVGPQAPAVASPKPPVASQTPPTVQPKKKPADDSSGALAPGGGNNPDRFCSICQASFNNPLMAQQHYVGKKHRKQMTKLKLMETYGPSNAPASTLKGYSCTICSIELNSVEQYQSHISGAKHKNQVKKSGLNTAENQDAAEQSYEGDNQYAGGHEQFTAADEQYAPVDEQYAPVDEQYAPADDTPYAARDNQYAPEDTEYSEEYQFT, encoded by the exons ATGGCCGTCGCGATGCAGACGGAGGATTTTCCTTACTTGCCTTCGGGGCCGGCGGAGG TAAATAAGCTGATAAAGGAGCACGGCGACCTGTTTTCTGACTCCCAGTGTAAAGTCTGCAGTGCTGTCCTCATTTCGGAGTCTCAGAAGTTAACTCATTATCAG AGCAAGAAACATGCCAACAAAGTGCGGCGTTACCTTTCCATCCGAACTGAGAAGGAGCCAGCGCTGAAAAAGTTCCGGCCGTCCTCCGATAGT GACTGTAACAACGGAGACACCGACCGGTCGAAGGTGTGTCATGTATGTAACATGACCTTCTCCTCTGCTGTGATGGCCGAGTCGCACTACCAGGGCAAAGTTCACGCCAAGAACCTAAGGCTGAAAACCGTCGGCCCCCAGGCCCCAG CCGTAGCCTCCCCAAAACCGCCTGTAGCCTCCCAAACGCCACCAACAGTCCAGCCGAAGAAGAAACCAGCAGACGATTCGAGCGGCGCGCTGGCGCCGGGCGGCGGCAACAACCCGGACCGTTTCTGCTCCATCTGCCAGGCCTCCTTCAACAACCCGCTCATGGCCCAGCAGCACTACGTGGGCAAGAAGCATAGAAAACAGATGACCAAGCTGAAACTGATGGAGACGTACGGCCCCTCCAATGCACCAG CTTCCACACTAAAGGGCTACTCATGCACCATCTGCAGCATTGAACTGAACTCTGTGGAGCAGTACCAGTCTCATATCAGTGGTGCCAAACATAAGAACCA AGTGAAGAAATCCGGCCTGAACACTGCAGAGAACCAAGACGCAGCAGAGCAGTCGTACGAGGGCGACAACCAGTACGCCGGCGGACACGAGCAATTCACTGCAGCGGACGAGCAGTACGCCCCCGTGGACGAGCAGTACGCCCCCGTGGACGAGCAGTACGCCCCCGCCGATGACACACCGTACGCAGCCAGAGATAACCAGTACGCTCCCGAGGACACGGAGTACTCAGAGGAGTACCAGTTTACTTGA
- the znf346 gene encoding zinc finger protein 346 isoform X1 codes for MREGQALLFHFAHPDVFIICVFLTLKQQQVWTKVPVNKLIKEHGDLFSDSQCKVCSAVLISESQKLTHYQSKKHANKVRRYLSIRTEKEPALKKFRPSSDSDCNNGDTDRSKVCHVCNMTFSSAVMAESHYQGKVHAKNLRLKTVGPQAPAVASPKPPVASQTPPTVQPKKKPADDSSGALAPGGGNNPDRFCSICQASFNNPLMAQQHYVGKKHRKQMTKLKLMETYGPSNAPASTLKGYSCTICSIELNSVEQYQSHISGAKHKNQVKKSGLNTAENQDAAEQSYEGDNQYAGGHEQFTAADEQYAPVDEQYAPVDEQYAPADDTPYAARDNQYAPEDTEYSEEYQFT; via the exons atgagggagggacaagcgctgctctttcactttgcccacccagatgtttttatcatttgtgtttttttgacattaaaacaacaacaggtGTGGACCAAAGTGCCAG TAAATAAGCTGATAAAGGAGCACGGCGACCTGTTTTCTGACTCCCAGTGTAAAGTCTGCAGTGCTGTCCTCATTTCGGAGTCTCAGAAGTTAACTCATTATCAG AGCAAGAAACATGCCAACAAAGTGCGGCGTTACCTTTCCATCCGAACTGAGAAGGAGCCAGCGCTGAAAAAGTTCCGGCCGTCCTCCGATAGT GACTGTAACAACGGAGACACCGACCGGTCGAAGGTGTGTCATGTATGTAACATGACCTTCTCCTCTGCTGTGATGGCCGAGTCGCACTACCAGGGCAAAGTTCACGCCAAGAACCTAAGGCTGAAAACCGTCGGCCCCCAGGCCCCAG CCGTAGCCTCCCCAAAACCGCCTGTAGCCTCCCAAACGCCACCAACAGTCCAGCCGAAGAAGAAACCAGCAGACGATTCGAGCGGCGCGCTGGCGCCGGGCGGCGGCAACAACCCGGACCGTTTCTGCTCCATCTGCCAGGCCTCCTTCAACAACCCGCTCATGGCCCAGCAGCACTACGTGGGCAAGAAGCATAGAAAACAGATGACCAAGCTGAAACTGATGGAGACGTACGGCCCCTCCAATGCACCAG CTTCCACACTAAAGGGCTACTCATGCACCATCTGCAGCATTGAACTGAACTCTGTGGAGCAGTACCAGTCTCATATCAGTGGTGCCAAACATAAGAACCA AGTGAAGAAATCCGGCCTGAACACTGCAGAGAACCAAGACGCAGCAGAGCAGTCGTACGAGGGCGACAACCAGTACGCCGGCGGACACGAGCAATTCACTGCAGCGGACGAGCAGTACGCCCCCGTGGACGAGCAGTACGCCCCCGTGGACGAGCAGTACGCCCCCGCCGATGACACACCGTACGCAGCCAGAGATAACCAGTACGCTCCCGAGGACACGGAGTACTCAGAGGAGTACCAGTTTACTTGA